From the genome of Carassius gibelio isolate Cgi1373 ecotype wild population from Czech Republic chromosome B10, carGib1.2-hapl.c, whole genome shotgun sequence, one region includes:
- the nipblb gene encoding nipped-B-like protein B isoform X2, whose protein sequence is MNGDMPHVPITTLAGIASLTDLLNQLPLPSPLPATTTKSLLYNGRIAEEVSCLLSRRDDALVSQLAHSLNQVSTEHIELKDNMGSDDPEGDVPLLLQTVLSRNPNVFREKSLMQQPMISPYKMPQNSMHGSPASNYQQTTITPSPPSRYVQPQAGSGTRYMPQQNSPVPSPYAPQSPASYMQYSYPQHQQIQQVSVSSPIVPVGMRNIHDNKVSCQVSGNSNHNARNCSSDEYISIVQRLGNDDSDPAMRNASFPVRSVCSPAGSEGTPKVGSRPPLILQSPPPYSSPRDAAPDLLLDSPERKKKQKKLMKDEGGKGAMYDIVSSPTKDSTKLTIKLSRVKSSEIEQSSEPLSAVEHGSDAENELSCNRLPYHRNPQERLSAGQCLSGEQSAYQQVPVLQNTGALAAKQPGVVSGTPYDEAEMDALAEIERIERESAIERERCSKEVQDKDKPLKKRKQDSYPQEPGAAGTVGASGTPAMGGGCNAGNKLVPQEACAASNGASRPALMVSIDLQQAGRVEGPVDSCPVPATEAQRWPEDGSDSTGVLRLKSKTDGETQRTLDGRPEVIKQRVETTPQKTASDGRPETPKHKHENRREISNKVSSEKKSDPSKHRHDGKPDKVRTEGKGHETPRKQEGRSDSTRESKEERQKFRENEGPKVRRPDTSKSSRVEHNRDIDRDQEWEKEEENRDKEREKDRDKVRDKEQEKDRDKVRDKEQEKDRDKVRDKEQEKDRDKVRDKEQEKDPDKLREKDRDKVREKDRDKVREKDREKERDKERVKNRDKERVKDRDKEREKDRNKERVKDRHKEREKDQDKERERVRDKDKDKDRDQEKKRHTETTEVRDKRSPEQRSRPDSPRVKQEPRSGAESRTKPERSVHKTPNSKDEKRSGEKNRLDGHKPPSSDSKTAEFPNYLLGGKSSALKNFVIPKLKRDKDGNVIQEMRRELFSEPLVKLEKLDLVEDLNKGAKPVVVLKKLSIDEVQKLISNSRSKSSKSRSSYGKFGEMDSRMPLCERVKMNKRRRSSTNDKPKYAEVSSDDDSSSVELPPKRSKKGKDKTWEYEEKDRRGSGDHRRSSGSRYKGCSPVDSDEDSPPPSLSDLARKLKKEKQKKRKAYEPKLTEDELMDSSTFKRFSTSVDNILENLEDVDLTLLDDDEIPQELLLGKHQLSELSSESAKIKAMGIMHKIPSDKMVKVQSILEKNIQDGAKLSTLMNHANDRDDEERLWRDLIMERVTKSADACLTALHIMTSARMRKAVYIEDVIERVVQYTKFHLQNTLYPQYDPVYRVDPHGGGTLSSKAKRAKCSTHKQRVTVMLYNKVCDIISNLSELLEIQLLTDTTILQISSLGITPFFVENVSELQLCVIKLVTAVFSRYEKHRQLILEEIFTSLARLPTSKRNLRNFRLNSSDVDGEPMYIQMVTALVLQLIQCVVHLPSDKDSDDDNDRKVDKDVLITNSYETAMRTAQNFLSVFLKKCGSKQGEDDYRPLFENFVKDLLSTVNKPDWPAAELLLSLLGRLLVHQFSNKQTEMALRVASLDYLGTVAARLRKDAVTSTMDQRSINRILGESSGGDEIQQLQKALLGYLDENVETDPSLLFARKFYIAQWFRDSSTETEKAMKSQSQRDDDSSDGTHHARDVETTSEILQKAEARKKFLRSVIKTSASKFSSLRVNSDTVDYEDSCLIVRYLASMRPFAQSFDIYLTQILRVLGESAIAVRTKAMKCLSEVVAVDPSILARSDMQRGVHGRLMDNSTSVREAAVELLGRFVLSRPQLTEQYYDMLIERILDTGISVRKRVIKILRDICLEQPTFNKITEMCVKMIRRVNDEEGIKKLVNETFQKLWFTPTPNHDKEAMTRKILNITDVVAACRDSGYDWFEQLLQNLLKSEEDASYKPARKACAQLVDSLVDHILKYEESLADCENKGLTSSRLVACITTLYLFSKIRPQLMVKHAMTMQPYLTTKCNTQSDFMVICNVAKILELVIPLMDHPSENFLTTIEEDLMKLIIKYGMTVVQHCVSCLGAVVNKVTHNYKFVWSCFNRYYGALNKLKMQHQEDPNSTVLVSNKPALLRSLFTVGALCRHFDFDLEEFKGSNKVVIKDKVLELLLCFTKNEDEEVQTKAIIGLGFLFIQHPGLMFASDVKNLYNCLLADRKTSLNLKIQVLKNLQTYLQEEDSRMQEADREWKKMSKQEDLKEMGDISSGMSSSIMQLYLKQVLESFFHTQSSVRHFALSVITLTLSQGLIHPVQCVPYLIAMGTDSEPNMRNKADQQLVEIDKKYTGFIHMKAVAGMKMSYQVQQAIVDSKDIVIRGFRQDETSAALCSHLYTMVRGNRQHRRAFLISLLNLFDDSTKSDVNMLLYIADNLACFPYQSQEEPMFIMHHVDITLSVSGSNLLQSFKESLLKEPRPREKKKKRGKKYGSEDEDESSRGSSSDSDSSDDVIRRPKKHRRSAPVNSDSDSDLDLEDVDKVMLRLPDNPEPLLDFANASQGILLLLMLKQHLKNLYGFSDSKIQKYSPTESAKVYDKAVNRKANVHFNPRQTLDYLTNNMSNADLTYDVKRRVVRQYLDFKVLMEHLDPDEEDEEGDASASLQARNKAITALLGGSSPKNNAADSYDDDSDVEEKAPGSSRKSRKGGDSAEASGHMNETVEAMDVIAICCPKYKDRPQIARVIQKTSTGYSIRWMAGSYSGTWAEAKKRDGRKLVPWVDTIKESDIIYKKIALTSAHKLSNKVVQTLRSLYAAKEGTSS, encoded by the exons ATGAATGGGGATATGCCTCATGTTCCTATCACCACTCTCGCTGGGATCGCAAGCCTCACTGACC TGTTAAATCAACTGCCTCTCCCTTCCCCTCTACCTGCCACCACCACTAAAAGCCTGCTTTATAATGGGAGGATCGCTGAGGAGGTCAGCTGTCTGCTGTCCCGGCGGGATGACGCTCTTGTGTCCCAGCTGGCTCACAGCCTCAACCAGGTGTCCACCGAGCACAT AGAGCTGAAGGACAACATGGGCAGTGATGACCCGGAAGGAGATGTGCCTCTACTGCTACAGACGGTGCTGTCCAGGAACCCCAATGTCTTCAGGGAGAAAA GTTTAATGCAACAGCCAATGATATCACCGTATAAGATGCCTCAGAATTCGATGCATGGAAGTCCGGCGTCAAACTACCAGCAAACCACCATAACTCCGAGCCCTCCCAG CCGCTATGTTCAACCTCAGGCGGGCTCTGGTACCAGGTACATGCCCCAGCAGAACAGCCCAGTGCCCAGCCCGTATGCACCACAGAGCCCCGCAAGCTACATGCAGTACAGCTACCCTCAGCACCAACAGATCCAGCAAG tatCTGTATCTAGTCCGATAGTTCCTGTTGGCATGAGGAACATCCATGACAACAAGGTCTCCTGTCAAGTGTCGGGTAACTCCAACCATAATGCGAGGAATTGCTCCAGCGATGAGTACATCAGCATCGTCCAGAGACTTGGAAATGAT GATAGTGACCCCGCTATGAGAAACGCCTCTTTTCCTGTACGCTCCGTCTGCTCCCCTGCTGGAAGTGAAGGAACTCCAAAAG TTGGATCTCGGCCGCCCTTGATTCTTCAGTCTCCTCCACCCTACTCCTCCCCAAGAGATGCTGCTCCTGACCTCCTGTTGGACTCTCCCGAACGGAAAAAGAAGCAAAAAAAGTTAATGAAAGATGAGGGGGGTAAAGGTGCCATGTACGACATCGTCAGCTCACCCACTAAAGACTCCACAAAGCTAACAATAAAGTTGTCTCGAGTGAAGTCTTCTGAGATTGAGCAGTCATCTGAGCCATTGTCGGCAGTAGAGCATGGCTCAGATGCTGAGAATGAACTATCGTGCAATAGATTACCATACCACCGTAACCCCCAGGAACGGCTCTCTGCAGGACAATGTCTTTCGGGTGAACAGTCGGCCTACCAGCAAGTCCCTGTACTACAGAACACTGGGGCACTTGCAGCCAAGCAACCTGGGGTAGTTAGTGGGACCCCCTATGACGAGGCGGAGATGGATGCTCTTGCTGAGATCGAAAGGATTGAGAGGGAATCCGCTATAGAACGGGAACGCTGCTCTAAGGAAGTTCAAGATAAAG ATAAACCTCTGAAGAAGAGAAAGCAGGATTCGTACCCTCAGGAACCAGGAGCTGCGGGCACCGTGGGCGCATCTGGAACACCTGCCATGGGTGGCGGATGCAATGCTGGGAACAAACTGGTACCTCAAGAGGCTTGTGCAGCTAGTAACGGAGCCAGTCGGCCTGCCTTGATGGTCAGTATAGACCTGCAGCAGGCAGGCAGGGTGGAAGGCCCAGTGGACTCCTGTCCTGTCCCTGCAACAGAGGCCCAGCGCTGGCCAGAAGATGGCTCTGATTCCACCGGGGTCTTGCGGCTCAAATCaaagacagatggagagacacagaggactCTAGATGGTCGTCCAGAAGTCATCAAGCAACGGGTGGAAACTACGCCACAGAAAACTGCTTCAGATGGACGACCAGAAACTCCCAAACACAAGCACGAGAACCGCCGAGAGATCTCCAACAAAGTCAGTTCGGAAAAGAAATCTGATCCCTCCAAGCACAGACATGACGGTAAACCTGACAAAGTGAGGACTGAGGGAAAAGGTCATGAAACTCCCAGAAAACAGGAAGGACGGTCGGATTCGACTCGAGAGAGCAAAGAGGAGAGGCAAAAATTTCGGGAAAATGAAGGCCCCAAAGTCCGACGACCAGACACATCGAAGTCCAGCCGGGTAGAGCACAACAGGGACATAGATCGGGACCAAGAATGGGAAAAGGAAGAGGAAAATCGAGACAAAGAGCGAGAGAAAGATCGAGACAAGGTGCGGGACAAGGAGCAGGAGAAAGATCGAGACAAGGTGCGGGACAAGGAGCAGGAGAAAGATCGAGACAAGGTGCGGGACAAGGAGCAGGAGAAAGATCGAGACAAGGTACGGGACAAGGAGCAGGAGAAAGACCCGGACAAGCTGCGAGAGAAAGATCGGGACAAGGTGCGAGAGAAAGATAGGGACAAGGTGCGAGAAAAAGATCGGGAGAAAGAACGGGACAAGGAGCGTGTTAAAAATCGGGACAAGGAGCGGGTAAAAGATCGGGACAAGGAGCGGGAGAAAGATCGAAACAAGGAGCGCGTAAAAGATAGGCACAAGGAACGAGAAAAAGATCAGGACAAGGAACGGGAGAGGGTCCGGGACAAAGATAAGGACAAGGATCGAGACCAAGAAAAGAAACGGCACACAGAAACAACAGAGGTGCGGGACAAGAGGTCTCCTGAGCAGCGCTCTCGTCCTGACAGTCCACGGGTAAAGCAGGAACCTCGTAGTGGAGCAGAATCCCGAACAAAACCTGAACGGTCAGTCCACAAAACTCCCAACAGCAAAGACGAGAAACGGAGTGGAGAGAAGAACCGACTTGATGGACACAAGCCTCCGTCCTCGGACAGTAAAACAGCAGAATTTCCCAACTACCTACTGGGGGGCAAATCAAGTGCATTAAAAAACTTTGTCATTCCCAAGTTGAAACGGGACAAAGATGGTAATGTGATACAGGAAATGCGACGAGAGCTGTTTTCCGAGCCACTTGTGAAATTAGAAAAACTGGACCTGGTGGAGGACCTTAATAAGGGCGCCAAGCCTGTTGTTGTTCTGAAGAAACTTTCCATTGATGAGGTCCAGAAGTTGATCAGTAATTCACGCAGCAAGTCGAGCAAGAGCAGGTCATCTTATGGAAAATTTGGAG AGATGGATTCCCGTATGCCACTGTGTGAGAGGGTGAAAATGAATAAACGCAGACGCAGCTCCACAAATGATAAGCCCAAGTATGCTGAAGTCAGCTCAGATGATGACAGTAGCTCTGTAGAAC TGCCCCCAAAGCGTTCGAAAAAGGGCAAAGATAAAACATGGGAATATGAAGAAAAGGACCGGAGGGGTTCTGGAGATCATCGGAGAAGTTCAGGCAGTCGATACAAAGGATGTAGTCCTGTGGACTCCGATGAAGATTCACCCCCTCCCAGCCTGAGTGATC TCGCCAGAAAGTTGAAGAAGGAAAAGCAGAAAAAGAGGAAAGCCTATGAGCCCAAACTGACTGAAGATG AATTGATGGACTCCTCCACGTTCAAGAGATTTTCCACCAGTGTTGACAACATTCTTGAAAACCTTGAAGACGTGGACTTGACATTGTTAG ATGATGACGAGATTCCTCAGGAGCTGCTCCTCGGAAAACACCAGCTGTCGGAGTTGAGCAGTGAATCAGCCAAAATAAAGGCTATGGGCATCATGCATAAG ATTCCATCTGATAAGATGGTGAAGGTCCAGagtattttggaaaaaaatattcaGGATGGTGCAAAGCTCTCCACCCTCATGAATCAT GCCAACGACAGGGACGATGAGGAGCGTTTGTGGCGTGACCTCATCATGGAACGTGTCACCAAATCTGCTGATGCATGTCTGACGGCTCTTCACATCATGACCTCAGCACGAATGCGGAAGGCCGTTTACATTGAGGATGTTATCGAGAGGGTCGTGCAGTACACCAAGTTTCATCTACAGAACACACTGTACCCGCAGTATGACCCCGTCTACAGGGTGGACCCTCATGGCG GTGGAACACTAAGCTCAAAAGCCAAGCGAGCAAAGTGCTCAACGCACAAGCAGAGAGTTACCGTCATGCTCTACAACAAAGTTTGTGACATTATCAGTAACCTATCTGAACTCTTGGAGATTCAGCTGTTGACTGACACGACCATCCTTCAG ATCTCGTCTCTAGGAATCACTCCATTCTTTGTTGAGAATGTGAGTGAGCTGCAGCTTTGTGTCATTAAACTAGTGACGGCT GTGTTTTCTAGATACGAGAAGCACAGGCAGCTGATCCTGGAGGAGATCTTCACCTCTCTTGCCAGACTGCCAACCAGCAAGAGAAACTTGAGGAATTTCCG ATTGAACAGCAGTGATGTGGATGGGGAGCCCATGTACATTCAGATGGTGACGGCGCTGGTTCTGCAGCTCATTCAGTGTGTGGTCCATCTCCCTTCTGATAAGGACTCTGATGATGATAATGACAGAAAG GTTGATAAGGATGTATTAATCACAAACTCATATGAGACTGCAATGAGGACAGCACAAAACTTCCTCTCCGTTTTCCTCAAAAA GTGTGGTAGTAAGCAAGGCGAGGATGACTACAGACCACTGTTTGAGAACTTTGTTAAGGATCTACTCTCCACAGTGAATAAACCTGATTGGCCGGCTGCAGAGCTGCTGCTGAGCCTTCTGGGAAGGCTGCTG GTTCACCAATTCAGTAATAAGCAGACGGAGATGGCTTTGAGAGTGGCCTCTTTGGATTATCTGGGCACAGTGGCTGCGCGTCTTCGCAAAGATGCTGTCACCAGCACAATGGACCAGCGTTCAATCAACCGCATCCTGGGAGAG AGCTCAGGTGGCGATGAGATTCAGCAGCTGCAGAAGGCTCTCCTGGGTTACCTGGATGAGAACGTAGAGACTGACCCGTCACTATTG TTTGCACGGAAGTTCTACATCGCGCAGTGGTTCAGGGACTCCAGCACTGAGACAGAGAAAGCCATGAAATCACAGAGTCAGAGGGACGACGACTCGTCCGATGGGACGCACCATGCAAGGGACGTCGAGACCACTAGTGAGATCTTGCAGAAAGCCGAAGCACGCAAGAAGTTCCTCCGGTCTGTTATCAAGACCTCGGCATCGAAATTCAGCTCACTGAG GGTAAACTCGGATACTGTCGACTATGAGGACTCGTGTCTTATTGTGCGATATCTGGCCTCCATGAGGCCGTTTGCACAGAGCTTTGACATTTATCTGACACAG attttgAGAGTCCTCGGTGAAAGTGCCATCGCGGTGAGAACCAAAGCGATGAAATGTCTTTCTGAAGTGGTTGCAGTGGATCCGAGCATTCTGGCACGG TCGGACATGCAGCGGGGAGTTCATGGCCGACTGATGGACAACTCCACCAGCGTGAGAGAAGCTGCGGTAGAGCTGCTGGGACGCTTTGTACTGAGTCGACCACAGCTAACTGAACAGTATTACGACATGCTGATCGAGCGCATCCTG GACACAGGCATCAGTGTGAGGAAGAGAGTTATTAAAATCCTGCGGGACATCTGTCTGGAGCAGCCCACCTTCAACAAGATCACAGAGATGTGTGTAAAGATGATCAGGAGAGTCAATGACGAAGAAGGCATCAAG AAATTGGTAAATGAGACATTTCAGAAGCTCTGGTTCACTCCAACACCTAATCATGATAAAGAGGCCATGACTCGCAAGATACTCAACATCACAGACGTG GTCGCTGCATGCAGGGATTCCGGTTACGACTGGTTCGAACAGCTCCTTCAGAAT CTGCTAAAGTCAGAAGAGGATGCCTCGTACAAACCGGCCAGGAAGGCTTGTGCTCAGCTGGTGGACAGTCTCGTGGATCATATTCTGAAATACGAGGAGTCTCTCGCTG actGTGAGAATAAAGGGTTGACATCCAGTCGCCTAGTGGCATGTATCACCACGTTGTACCTGTTTAGCAAGATCCGACCCCAGCTGATGGTGAAACATGCCATGACTATGCAGCCATACCTGACCACAAAGTGTAAT ACTCAGAGTGATTTTATGGTGATCTGTAATGTTGCTAAAATCCTGGAGCTCGTGATTCCTTTGATGGACCATCCGAGTGAAAACTTCCTCACCACCATCGAAGAAGACCTGATGAAACTCATCATCAAATACGGCATGACG GTTGTGCAGCACTGCGTGAGTTGTCTTGGTGCGGTTGTCAATAAGGTCACCCATAACTACAAATTTGTGTGGTCTTGTTTCAACCGATACTATG GAGCACTAAACAAGCTGAAGATGCAGCATCAGGAAGACCCCAACAGCACTGTACTGGTCTCTAATAAACCCGCTCTGCTGCGTTCACTCTTCACTGTGGGTGCACTGTGCCGACACTTCGACTTTGACCTAGAGGAGTTCAAAGGCAGTAATAAG GTGGTCATAAAGGACAAAGTGCTGGAGCTGCTGCTGTGTTTCACTAAAAATGAGGATGAGGAGGTGCAGACCAAGGCCATCATTGGTCTAG GCTTCCTGTTCATCCAGCACCCAGGGCTAATGTTTGCTTCAGATGTGAAAAACCTCTACAACTGCCTCCTGGCTGACAGGAAAACGTCATTGAATCTGAAGATCCAGGTGCTAAAGAACCTGCAGACATATCTGCAGGAGGAAGACTCGCGCATGCAGGAAGCCGACAGGGAGT GGAAGAAGATGTCTAAGCAGGAGGACCTGAAGGAGATGGGTGACATCTCATCTGGCATGAGCAGTTCTATCATGCAGCTCTACCTCAAGCAGGTGCTGGAGAGCTTTTTCCACACGCAGTCCAGTGTTAGGCACTTTGCCCTCAGTGTAATTACTCTGACGCTCAGCCAAGGCCTCATTCATCCTGTACAG TGCGTTCCGTATCTTATCGCAATGGGAACCGACTCGGAACCCAATATGAGGAATAAAGCTGATCAACAGCTGGTGGAGATCGATAAGAAATACACAGGATTCATTCAC ATGAAGGCTGTGGCAGGGATGAAGATGTCCTATCAGGTGCAGCAAGCCATCGTGGATTCAAAGGACATAGTGATCAGGGGTTTCCGACAGGATGAGACAAGCGCTGCTCTTTGCTCTCACCTCTACACCATGGTGCGCGGAAACAGACAACACCGCAGGGCTTTCCTCATCTCACTGCTCAACCTGTTTGATGACAGCACg AAGTCAGACGTGAACATGCTGCTGTATATTGCAGACAATCTTGCCTGCTTCCCATATCAGAGTCAGGAAGAGCCGATGTTCATCATGCACCATGTAGACATTACACTATCAGTGTCAGGCAGCAACCTGCTGCAGTCTTTCAAAGAG TCTCTGCTAAAAGAGCCTAGACCacgggagaagaagaaaaaaagagggaaaaaatatGGCTCAGAGGACGAGGATGAGAGTAGCAGAGGAAGCAGCAGTGATAGTGATAGCAGCGATGATGTCATCCGTCGGCCCAAGAAACACAGACGATCCGCTCCAGTGAACTCTGACTCCGATTCAGACCTCGACTTGGAGGATGTAGACAAGGTCATGCTGCGGTTACCTGACAACCCCGAGCCCTTATTGGATTTTGCCAATGCCTCTCAGGGCATCTTGCTGCTCCTGATGCTCAAGCAGCACCTTAAGAACCTCTATGGCTTCTCTGACAG TAAAATTCAGAAGTACTCACCTACGGAATCTGCAAAGGTTTATGATAAGGCTGTAAACAGGAAGGCCAATGTGCATTTTAACCCACGGCAGACACTGGACTACCTGACGAACAACATGTCCAATGCAGATCTCACTTACGATGTCAAGAGGAGAGTCGTCAGACAGTATTTAGAT TTTAAGGTACTGATGGAGCACTTGGACCCagatgaggaagatgaggaagGGGATGCTTCAGCCAGTCTCCAAGCCAGAAATAAAGCCATCACTGCTCTACTAGGAGGCTCCAGCCCCAAGAATAATGCTGCTGACTCATACGATGACGACAGTGATGTGGAAGAAAAGGCTCCTGGG TCGTCACGGAAATCCAGAAAAGGCGGAGATTCCGCAGAGGCATCAGGTCACATGAACGAAACGGTAGAAGCCATGGACGTCATCGCTATCTGCTGCCCCAAGTACAAGGACCGGCCGCAGATAGCACGTGTTATTCAGAAGACAAGCACAGGCTACAGCATTCGATGGATGGCCGGCTCGTACTCGGGCACCTGGGCGGAGGCCAAGAAACGCGACGGACGAAAACTGGTGCCTTGGGTGGACACTATAAAGGAGTCTGACATTATTTACAAGAAAATTGCCTTGACAAGCGCACACAAACTGTCCAACAAAGTAGTGCAGACTTTACGTTCACTGTACGCAGCCAAGGAAGGAACTTCCAGCTAA